In the Natrinema sp. CBA1119 genome, TAGTACAGGCAAAGGGCCTTGTTTAGACGCTTGATTTCACCGGGTAGCGGCGTCAAGCGCTAGTTCGACGTTTCTGACGGCGCATTTGAGCACGAGTTCGCGGAACTGGCCGAACCAGGTTCTCGCTCGAACGATCTCGCCGTATTTGCGCCGGAGCGCAAAAAACGTCGATTCGATATTTGATCGTTGATGGTACGTTGTATCATCGAGCAACACATTGTTTGCGACGCCGTGCCAGCCAAATTCGCGGTGCTTGATCACCGGTTTGACGCCCTCAGACCGAAGCTTCTGTCGAAGGAGCTCCCAGTCGTAGCCTTTGTCAGCGGTTAGAATACTCAGTTTGTCTAGGTTGCGCGTGAGCAGTTGCCACGCGATCTGTGTATCGTGCGGTTGTTTCATCGAGCAATGTATATCTAGAATCGCACCAGTTTCGCAATCGATCAAGGCGGTCGTTTTCACCGCCCTGAACGTGTAATTCGTCCGTTTGGCGTAGTGCTGGCTCGCCGCGACCCGATCCATGCCGGTTGCGTCGATTGCCTGGATCTCGCCGGTCTCGTGCAGCTCCGCCGACAGCCGGAGAACGTCGCGCCAGAGCGGCATTTTGAGGTCTTGCATTCGCGCACACACGGTGGTAAAATCGGGCAGCTGAGTTACTTCTAGGTCAAGAATTCCCGCAATCCGTGGCATTTCGTACAGGACGTCCAAGAGTCGCCGGTACGGCAAATCGAGATACGTTTTGAGGCCGCGAATTGAGACGATCACCCAGTCGGCGTAGCCGCCGTCACCGCGTTTTACGGCTGGTTTTGGCCTTCCGACGACGGCTTTTTGGGCGAGCGAGACAACGTGGCTAGTGAAGCGGGCTAGCTTCGTGTGCACAGCAAAGCCTTCCCGCTTCACTCTCTAGTAAGTTAGACATTTAGCGTGAGCTACTAGGAACACGATACTACACTCTACGTCGCTGAGCCGCCGTATTTCGCGCGTCTAAACAAGGCCCAGGCAAAGTGAATCTCGAGAAACGCATAACGGCCTTCGATCCCGATAAAACGACAGTGTGATGGGCTCTGAGTTCCGGGGCTGAAATTCAATCTCATCGTAGCCGGTCGCAACTCAAGCACTCGTCGGACTCGACGAAGCGGGTCATCGCGAACCACCGTCCTCGCAATCAGTGCCCGACTGTAGTGAGCAGTACCTGTCCCAGAGATATTTAGTAGTCAGCCAAGAATCATGAATGAATGGAAGCAAAAGACTACGTGCTTGATGTGATTGCAACTGTAGTCGGTATTTTCGTGTATGGCGCTGTCGGCGGTTCGTTCTGACAGCATCCGTTCTGTACCGTACAGTGTCGCTCGAAGAGTGCCACCGTCGGCGCGAATCTCTCGGTTCTCGAGAGTCCGCCGAACGACTGCGTCAGTCGCTTGGTGGACCGGATGGGCTATGGGCGTCCGACTCTCGACATCGTACAGCCGATTCGCCGGAATGAACCCGCTACGTATCGGCCTCACCTCCGTGCCGGCCGGGCGATGTTTCCGGATCGAGGATCGACACATCGACGCCAGCAGCGGAGCCGCGGTTCAGTCGTCAGGACGAATCACAGTCACCACAGCGGTGGGCGCGAGCGTCATCGTCACCGAAAACGCGGCGGAACCGGTCGTCGGTGATGTGGGCTCCGCGGTGGTTACAGGTCGAATTATCGACCGACGGCCACGATGCGACCGTCATGCAGACCGCCCCGTTTCGGCTACTAATTTCGCAGGACTGCAACGACCCGGAACCAGTGACTGGTTCGGTTCAGGTTCAGACGAGGGTAACTCGAAAACAGAAAAGTTGTACTTCGAGTGGTTCAGGCCCCGGTTATCAACCGAATCGGCTTCGGCCACGCTTCGGGTTTTTGCGGATGGGCCCTGACGGATTCGTAACTACGCCGACGGCTCGCTTCGCTCGCCGTCGTCTCGTTCGAATCCACAGGAGTCATTCCGTGCCGCTCGCATCTGCTCGCAACACTCCATGGGCCCTGACGGATTCGAACCATCGACCACTCGGTGTCTCACACGATCTCACGAGTCAGATTGTGTTATGAGCCGAGCGCTCTAACCAGACTGAGCTAAGGGCCCGATAGTTGCGTATCTATGAGATAATCCTCATGCCAATTAACCCTTGCTGTCTGGCCGTTTTTCGTTTTCTGGTACCGGATCTCCATCCCTGTTTTTGGAGCATCCTGGATTGGTACGAGATAGGTCTCTCCAATAACGGGATTGTAAACAGCGAAATAATCAATCTTCCCATCGTATCCTGCTCTCTCGTAGCCCTGCCTCTTCACTCTCGTACTCCGTGTTTCAAATCGAACTTTGCTATCGTCATTACTGGATGCCGTCTTACATTGAATACGTAGTAGATCCGACTCTCTGTCAATGACGAGGTCATACGGTAAATTATCCGACTCAGGGGCAAGAACAGGAATTCCACGTGAAAGAAACTCTGCCTTAATAATCCCTTCTGTTGCGTCGCCTTTTTTCTGCGGTTCTGATAGGCCCTGAAAGGCTTCTTCCATTATTGAGTTTAGATATGGTTTCGAATTTAAAACCTATTATGGAATAGAATATATTTGTAGCACTATAATCCCAAATTTCGATTGATCAATACGCTACGCTAGTCTCAAAGCACGGTTGGAAGAAGTGGATTACCGAGTATTCGTCGCCGCCTCGAGCTCTCGTCTCGAGACGATGCCTACGCAGTCAGCGCCTCGAGTTCGTCGTCACTCAGTTCGGCTTCGAGTTCCGTCTCGCTGTGTGACTCAAGGAAGTCCTCGCGCTCCTCGGCGTCGAGGTCGGTCACGGATTCGAAGTGGTGACACATAGCAATCCGACGCACGCGCTCGTACTCAATAAAGGCTGTTACTGGATATCTGACTGGTCGTCTCGCCGTCTCAGGACGAACGCCCACGGATGGTCGCGTTTCACCGTCCGCAGTTACAGGCAGTTCGTGTCTCGAGGAGGAAACCACCGCTCGAGTACCGAAGCCGTGATCAAGAGTCGTGTCTGGAGACCGGAAACGCAGCTCACCTACTCGTCCTGGTAATCCGCGAGCGTCTGATCGGTCGTCTCCGCGCGGTGCCGAGTCGCCAGTCCCGCGAGGTGGGGCGATTCGGGGACGATCAGCTCCTCACAGGCGGTTTCGCAGGCGCTCTGGCTCCCAGGGAGACAGAAGACGGGCGTGTCGACGGCGATTCCCGCCGTCGCGCGCGAGGCCATCGCTCGCGTTCCGACTTCGTCCCACGAGAGCGAGCGAAACAGTTCGCCAAAGCCCGGCAACTCGCGTTCGAACAGCGATGCGGTCGCCTCCGGAGAGACGTCGTCGACGGTGACACCGGTGCCGCCGGTGGTACACACCACGTCGATGTCGCGGCGTGCAACGAGGCCGCGAACGGCGGTTCGGATCGCCGAATAGTCGTCCCGGACCAGGAGCCGTTCTCGGACCTCGTGGCCATCGGCTTCGAAACAGTCCTGAATGGTGTCTCCGCCCGGATCGTCGGGATCCGCCGTTCCCGCGCGCGAACTCGAGACGGTGACGACCCCAACGTAGAGCGGATCGATGATATCGTGTCCGTGGTGGTCGGTACTCCGTCGGTCGTCGCTGTCGCTGGTCATGTGTCTACGTCACTGGCGAAGGACGATAATCTCTCCCCCGAAAGCCGGTGGTCGAACTCGCGGGTGACAGTTCAATTGTGGGGCACAGACCAGCCAGTTGCGACGAATCGAGAAGCGCCGAAGCCAGGACTCGAACCTGGGACAACCTCGTATCTGCGGCGGACAGGGAAGACCTGAATCGCCGTAACAGCGAGGTGCTCTACCATCTGAGCTACTTCGGCTCATCATCTGGTAGTCGGGTGCATTTGATAGGGCTTTCGTTTTCCCTGCTCCGGGTTCGATACTCTTTCACGCACCGCTCGAGTACGCGTTCCCAATGAGCGAGGAGGATGCCGACAGCGCGGACAACGGTTCCAGCGGTCAGTGCGGAAATCGCGCTGACGACAGTAACGAACCCGACAATCGAGAGCCGGATCACGATCTCGAGCGAGTCGTCGACGAGATCCGAGCCCGGGTCACTCCCGACGACGGCGAACGCGCGCGGCTCCGAGCGGTCGCCGATCGGCTCATGAATCGGGCTGAGACCGCGGCGACCGACCTGTGTGCCGACGCCGACGTCTTACAGGTCGGCTCCACCGCGAGAAACACCTGGACCAGCGGTGACCGCGACATCGACATCTTCGTCCGATTCCCATCGGAGCTCGAGCGCGAAACGCTCGAGCAATACGGCCTCGAGGTCGGCCACGCGACGCTGCCCGATGGTCACGAGGAGTACGCCGAACATCCCTACGTTAAGGGGACGGTCGAGGGGTTCGACATCGACGTCGTCCCCTGTTTCCGACTCGAATCGGCGACCGAGATCCGTTCGGCGGTCGATCGGACGCCGTTTCATACTCGGTACCTCCAGCGACGACTGGACGACGAACTCGCCGCGTCTGTCCGCGTCACCAAACAGTTTCTCAAGGGGATCGGTGTCTACGGCAGCGACCTCCGAACCCGGGGGTTCAGCGGCTATCTCACGGAGCTCCTCGTCTGCGAGTACGGCGGATTTCGGCCGCTGCTCGAGGCAGCGGCCGACTGGCGGCCACCGGTCGAGCTCGACCCAGAAGAACACGGTCATACGCGCGAGACGGTTTCGTCGTCTCGAGAGAAGGCAGTCGGCGACACTGGCCTTCCGTTCGACGATCCGCTGATCGTCATCGATCCGACGGATCCCGAACGCAACGTCGCCGCGGTCTGCTCGGCCGAGAACGTCGCTCGCTTTCAGCACTACGCCCGGGAATTCCTCGCGTCCCCGCGGATCGACCACTTCGAGCCCGACGATCCGGAGCCGCTGTCCGAGTCGGAACTGCGCGAACACCTCGAGCGCCGGGTCACTACGCCTGTCGCCGTCCGGTTCGACGCCCCCGATCTCGTCGAGGATCAGCTCTATCCGCAGCTTCGCAAGTCGCTGGCGGGCATCACGAAGGGGCTGAACGATCGCGGCTTCGACGTCTTTCGGTCGATGACGATCGCCGA is a window encoding:
- a CDS encoding group I intron-associated PD-(D/E)XK endonuclease, producing MEEAFQGLSEPQKKGDATEGIIKAEFLSRGIPVLAPESDNLPYDLVIDRESDLLRIQCKTASSNDDSKVRFETRSTRVKRQGYERAGYDGKIDYFAVYNPVIGETYLVPIQDAPKTGMEIRYQKTKNGQTARVNWHEDYLIDTQLSGP
- a CDS encoding molybdenum cofactor biosynthesis protein B, whose amino-acid sequence is MTSDSDDRRSTDHHGHDIIDPLYVGVVTVSSSRAGTADPDDPGGDTIQDCFEADGHEVRERLLVRDDYSAIRTAVRGLVARRDIDVVCTTGGTGVTVDDVSPEATASLFERELPGFGELFRSLSWDEVGTRAMASRATAGIAVDTPVFCLPGSQSACETACEELIVPESPHLAGLATRHRAETTDQTLADYQDE
- the cca gene encoding CCA tRNA nucleotidyltransferase; the encoded protein is MSEEDADSADNGSSGQCGNRADDSNEPDNREPDHDLERVVDEIRARVTPDDGERARLRAVADRLMNRAETAATDLCADADVLQVGSTARNTWTSGDRDIDIFVRFPSELERETLEQYGLEVGHATLPDGHEEYAEHPYVKGTVEGFDIDVVPCFRLESATEIRSAVDRTPFHTRYLQRRLDDELAASVRVTKQFLKGIGVYGSDLRTRGFSGYLTELLVCEYGGFRPLLEAAADWRPPVELDPEEHGHTRETVSSSREKAVGDTGLPFDDPLIVIDPTDPERNVAAVCSAENVARFQHYAREFLASPRIDHFEPDDPEPLSESELREHLERRVTTPVAVRFDAPDLVEDQLYPQLRKSLAGITKGLNDRGFDVFRSMTIADENAVVFAELAVDERPAVERHEGPPVHVRDHAAGFYESYADDSDAYGPFIEGERYVTEREREFITARAFLESDRLFDVGLGAHVETALEDEYEVLIGSEITALLAEFGTELRTYFEPRP
- a CDS encoding IS5 family transposase; this encodes MKREGFAVHTKLARFTSHVVSLAQKAVVGRPKPAVKRGDGGYADWVIVSIRGLKTYLDLPYRRLLDVLYEMPRIAGILDLEVTQLPDFTTVCARMQDLKMPLWRDVLRLSAELHETGEIQAIDATGMDRVAASQHYAKRTNYTFRAVKTTALIDCETGAILDIHCSMKQPHDTQIAWQLLTRNLDKLSILTADKGYDWELLRQKLRSEGVKPVIKHREFGWHGVANNVLLDDTTYHQRSNIESTFFALRRKYGEIVRARTWFGQFRELVLKCAVRNVELALDAATR